Genomic DNA from Mycolicibacterium helvum:
AACGCGATCACTACGACTCCGGGCCCTCCGGCGTCCATCTGCCGGGTTCCCCAGGGACGGCAACCTGGACCTTCCAAGCATTGGCGCTCGGGAATGCCACCGTCTCCACCAACTACGGCCAGCCGTGGCCTGGCGGGACCAAGAACGCGTGGACGTTCACCGCTGTGGTGACGGTTCGCTGATCCCCGCTAGGGGCGCATCACGTAGGCGCCGTCGTAGGCTCGCACTTGCTGCCACACCCGGTCGAAGCGGTCGGTGTCGGTCGCCGGTTTGCGCACTGCCGCCAGCGCCCATTCCTGTTGAGCCGGAGTCGAACTTGCCTTCCCGTGCAGAGCCACCGCGTAGCCGGAGAAGTCCCTGACCGCAATATCGAAGATCTGGTCGATGACGTCGCTGTCGACTCCACGCAATTCGGCCTGTTCAAGGATCAGCTGACCGTAGACGACCAGAGTGAACAAGTGCCCGACGACGAGCATGAAGTCGAGGTCACGCTGCTGCTCGGCATCGGGCGCCGCGGTGGACAACAACGCCTGAAGGGCTCGCACCTGTTCGGCGAATCGTGCGACATTCGGTATCCCCGAAGCCTTCTCGAATACCGGAACCCAATCGGCGAATTGCACTTTCGAAGCGCCCTTGGCCGGGCCCTGCGCCCAGAAGAACACATCGTCGCCCGGGTCGTCACGGGTCCCCACCTCAGGATAGGAACCCGGGTTGAACAGGAAATTCGGCATGAACTTCAGGATCTGCGCCACGTTGACGTGCACGGTGCCCTCTAGCCGGGGCAGGGCGCCGATCAGATCCTTGACCTCGGCGAAGTAGGTATTACGTTCGAAGCCCTTGGCGGCCAGGACATCCCATAGCAGTCTGACGACAGTCTCGCCCTCCGAAGTCACCTTGGCCTTGGTCACCGGGTTGAACAGCAGATAGCGACGATCGTCGAGGCTGGCACTGCGGAAGTAGTCGATCGCGCGGTCGCTGAACAGTTTCATCGCGATCAGCCTCGCGTAGGCGTCGACGAAGCTGGCCCGCACATGCGGGAAATCGGTGACCGGATTGCCGTAAAGGATGCGGTTGTTGGCATGGGTGATCGCCTCGTAGAACGCGTGCTCGCACATCCCGATCGAGGCGGTGCACAGGTTGAACTTGCCGACGTTCACCGTGTTGAGTGCCGCCGAGAACGCCTCGGGTCCGGTGCACAGGATGTCCTCCTCATGCACCGGATAGTCTTGCAGCGCAAAGTTACTCACAAACATCTGACCGTGTACGACGTTGCCGATCAACTGGTAATCAGGATGCGCACTGTCAGCGACGAACCATACGTAACCGTCCGGGCCCTCAACGTCGGCCCGCCGGGAGAACACCGACACCATGCCGGCCACGTTGCCGTTGCCGATGTAGTACTTCTGGCCCGTCGCACGAAAAACGACGCCGTCGTCGTCGCCCTCGGTGGGTGTCAGGACCATGTCGGTGTTGTAAATGTCGGCGCCGTGCTCGCGTTCGGAGAGCGCAAAGGCCATCACTCCGCCCGCTTCGAGCTGCTCGGCGGCGCGTTGTTTGGCCTTGACGTTGTCGCTCTGCCAGATCGGGCCCAGCCCGAGGATGGTGACCTGTTCGGCGTACCAGTACGCCAGCCCGTAGAAGCCGAGGATCTCGCTGAGCGCGGCGTTGCGGGAGGTGTCCCAGCGTTTGTTGTCGTCGCCGAGGCCGAATTCCGACGGAGTGAGGAAGGTGGCGAAGATCCGCTCCCGCTTGATGAAATCCAGGAAGTCCGACACCCACTCCGCGTCGGCATCGTCTTGCAGCAGCCGTGTCTTGCCGCGCTCCTCAAACCAATCGATCAGGGCCCGCAGCTGACGCCGGGTGGCGGGATCGAATTGTCGCGGGTCATAGGTGTTGGGGTTGAACAACTGCCCGCCGGTGCTCGTCATGGCGTGCCCTTCCGTCATCGAAGCGTCGAATCTAGCGCGATCGCCGTCGCCGGATTGGCGGTTCACGGGATGCGGGTCTGAAGCGTGCCCTGTCAAGGTGAATTGCTAGAACCAGCCACTGCGGTACGTTTGCTGGCTGTGGGGATTTCGCTGACTGATCTGGAGGCGTGGGATCCAGGATCGCTTCGCGCGGTGGCCACGGCCG
This window encodes:
- a CDS encoding acyl-CoA dehydrogenase family protein, with the translated sequence MTSTGGQLFNPNTYDPRQFDPATRRQLRALIDWFEERGKTRLLQDDADAEWVSDFLDFIKRERIFATFLTPSEFGLGDDNKRWDTSRNAALSEILGFYGLAYWYAEQVTILGLGPIWQSDNVKAKQRAAEQLEAGGVMAFALSEREHGADIYNTDMVLTPTEGDDDGVVFRATGQKYYIGNGNVAGMVSVFSRRADVEGPDGYVWFVADSAHPDYQLIGNVVHGQMFVSNFALQDYPVHEEDILCTGPEAFSAALNTVNVGKFNLCTASIGMCEHAFYEAITHANNRILYGNPVTDFPHVRASFVDAYARLIAMKLFSDRAIDYFRSASLDDRRYLLFNPVTKAKVTSEGETVVRLLWDVLAAKGFERNTYFAEVKDLIGALPRLEGTVHVNVAQILKFMPNFLFNPGSYPEVGTRDDPGDDVFFWAQGPAKGASKVQFADWVPVFEKASGIPNVARFAEQVRALQALLSTAAPDAEQQRDLDFMLVVGHLFTLVVYGQLILEQAELRGVDSDVIDQIFDIAVRDFSGYAVALHGKASSTPAQQEWALAAVRKPATDTDRFDRVWQQVRAYDGAYVMRP